The Spirochaetaceae bacterium genome includes the window CCCTGTCATCGAGATCCAGACAGTCTCCAGATACTTCGGAGTATCCTGCGGGTCTCGCAAAGGCAAATCGAACATCAACACCACCGACACCGTCGCCGTCCAGGTCACGATAGAACTCCTGTGTTGGCTCCTTCCGCAACTCGTCAACAATCGATGAAATTGCGTCCGGATCGTAGTACGTGAAGGGATCCTTGTATCCGACCGCAGTGTCGGCGCTGTATTCCAGAGTCATCATCTTGCCGTCACGGCTCATTGAGACGAGTTCCATTTGCAGGAGGTCGGCAATGTTCCTTCCCGTGTCGGCGTCGATCGAATCCCGAAAACGAAAGTCGATGCTGCCATCGCTTACTACGATCACCTCGGTCAACAATCGCAACCGCGTGTCCGGCGACCGATCAGACGATCCGGCGGGTGCCAGGACGCTGATCAATCGCCTTCGTGTGTCCAAGTCGAGTGACTGTATGTGTTCAAGCAATCCCGCCGGGCTGATGCTTGCGACGTACCCGTCGCGAATGGTGAGGGTTGCCTCCTCTGTGTTTCCTATCGCCGCCTCTATTCCTCCAATACTCCAGTTGGCGTAGAAATAACTCTCAGCCAATCTGGTATAGTTGAAGGAACCGCTCGGGTACTCCTCCCTTGTGTGTGCCAATTCACCCCAATCGCTGGCGAGCACGATGGGGTGAATGTTCCGGTCTACGACAGTTCCCGCACCGTGGCCGCCTCCCAGTCCGAAAGGTTCATACTCCGCGAACGGTGACGGATTGGGATCGCGTGGCGGCGGACACGAAGCCGCGGCTAACGTGACCAGCAACAACGGAAGGAGAAGCAGCTTCGACGAGTTATTCGACGCGCCCGTTGTTCTCGAATACTCAAGCGGTGGTACCATCACTCTGCCTCCAGTCAACGTACCGAGTGTGGTCAGAGTCCCGCGCGCAGGTCAAGAAGGAGCTGAGGACGCGATGGTCAAGGAGATTCCGTCCACCCGGCCGGGATGTCCCAGTGGGCCGTGCCCTGGACCGCGCTCCCACCCCATCGTGGGCCAGGCGGTCAGCGCTACCGACTCCGTGGTAGAGTGGGCCGATGTCACGGCGCCGGCTGCCGATAGGCATACAGACCTTCCGCATGCTACGCGAAGAGGACTGCTACTACGTGGACAAGACGGCCTACGTTGAGCGGTTGGTCCACGAAGGCAAGCGCTACTTCCTGTCGCGGCCGCGGCGGTTTCGGCAAGAGCCTGTTCCTGGACACCCTGAAGGAGTTCTTTGAGGGCAACGAGGCGCTGTTTGCCGGGCTGTACATCCACCACCGGCACGACTGGTCGCAGCGCCACCCGGTGGTGCGGCTGAGCTTCGGGCGCGGCACCTTCCAGGAGCCGGACCTGCTTGAAGCGAACGTCATGGAGCAGCTTGCGGCCATCGAGCGCCGCGCCGGGCTGAACACCGAGTACCGCACCGCGCCGGGCCGCTTCGCGGCTGTACTGGAAGCCCTGCACGATCAGACCGGTCAGCCGGTGGCCGTGCTCGTGGACGAATACGACAAGCCGATCCTGGACACGCTGGAGACGCCCGACACGGCACGCGCCAACCGCGACTACCTGCGCGGGTTGTACGGCTCGATCAAGGACAGCGATGCGCACGTGCAGTTCACGTTCCTGACAGGCATCAGCAAGTTCTCGAAGGTGAACCTCTTCTCGCAACTGAACAACCTCGTCGACATCACGCTCGATCCTGTCTACTCGTCCATCTGCGGCTACACGGAGGACGACCTGGACAATGTGTTCGCACCCGAACTCGCCGCACTCGACCGCGAGCGGGTGCGAGAGTGGTACAACGGCTACAATTGGCTGGGCGCCGAAAAAGTCTACAACCCGTACGACGTGCTGCTGCTGCTGCGCCGCGGCCGGTTCGCCGCCCACTGGTTCGAGACCGGCACGCCGGCGTGTTCTACTCCTACTTCGCGGCGCTCGGCTACGACATCACGGTGGAGGACTCCAGCAGCCACGGCCGCCTCGACATGGCCGTGCGCACCGGCGGCCACACATACCTGTTCGAATTCAAGGTCGCCGAGATGGCGCCGCCGGGATCGGCGCTCACCCAGCTAAAGGAGCGCGATTACGCGGCCAAGTACCGCACCCGCGGCAAACCGATCCACCTGATCGGCGTAGAGTTCAGCCGCCAGACCCGCAACATCACCACCTTCGACACCAGCGACGCCTGACGCGCCTCAATTGAAGCTTGATCGGCGTAGGTCTTCGACGAGCGGGCGCTGACAGGATGTCGCTGAGCACCGTGCTGGCGTGGACCTGACGCCGGGGTGCAAGGAGGCTCCACGTCGTCCGGCAGTCTCCTGATCCCGGCCCGTGAAGCGCGATTGACCGCACGCCATTGTTCATGGCGAGGACCCAACCATGCTGCACGACGAAAACTACAAGCGTCTGTTCCCCCCCGCTCATGGTCCAGGATGTGCTGCGTGCCTGCCTGCCCGCCCACCGGCTGGCCGCCGCGGACTTCTCCAGCTTGGGCAAGCTCTCTGCCGAGTATGTCAGCGACGAACTGCGCACCCGCCACGGCGACACCGTCTGGCACCTGCGCCTGGGCCGACGGCGGGTGTTTCTGCTCATGCTGCTCGAGTTCCAGGCGCAGGACGATCACTGGATGGCGCTGCGCATCCTCACCTACAGCGGTCTACTGTACCAGGAACTGGTGCGCAACCAAGCCCCGGAGATGGCTGGCGAGCGCCTCCCGGCGGTGATGCC containing:
- a CDS encoding PD-(D/E)XK nuclease domain-containing protein; its protein translation is MEDSSSHGRLDMAVRTGGHTYLFEFKVAEMAPPGSALTQLKERDYAAKYRTRGKPIHLIGVEFSRQTRNITTFDTSDA